In a genomic window of Nocardiopsis mwathae:
- a CDS encoding ABC transporter substrate-binding protein produces MTKRTLGFVALGAAAAMLLSACGGGATDGNGGEAAFNQGETQVVNPSDATGGTLRYAISADFDSPDPGNMYYAFAWNFSRYYARTLLTYTGEPGTEGTELQPDLAESMPEASDDGKSYTVKLKEGLKYEDGSEIVAEDVKYAIARSNFGEQALPNGPKYFKQLLDKSDDYEGPYADGDDPLKGFDGIETPDDHTLVFHLKKPFAEFDYILLQPQTAPVPAEADKGEQYQTRVLSSGPYKYDGDYRSGESLHLERNDQWDPESDPIREALPDRVEVEIGVEQNEIDQRLVNGDLDVDLAAASVGPAMKGTLLSDESKKVNVDNPETNTLRYVNVNTVVEPLDDLACRQAIMFAADHDALQRAWGGAAGGEIPTQIMPKELDGSDQSIDLYPSEDRKGDLDKAREKLEECGEPDGFSTNIGARSDRPADVATAEALQSSLKRVGIDAQIKQYPSDTYTNTQAGSPDFVHENELGLTVYGWAPDWATGYGFMSKIVDGRSIQKAGNSNISELDDPEINKLFDEVVDEQDPDVRAQKYAEIDRLVMENAAILPAVFEKTVYYRPDNLTNVYYHVGYAGYDFMALGTTRE; encoded by the coding sequence ATGACGAAACGAACTCTGGGGTTCGTCGCCCTCGGCGCGGCGGCGGCCATGCTGCTGAGCGCCTGCGGCGGCGGCGCCACGGACGGGAACGGCGGGGAGGCCGCCTTCAACCAGGGGGAGACCCAGGTCGTCAACCCGTCGGACGCGACCGGCGGCACGCTGCGCTACGCCATCTCCGCGGACTTCGACTCGCCCGACCCGGGCAACATGTACTACGCCTTCGCGTGGAACTTCAGCCGCTACTACGCGCGCACCCTGCTGACCTACACCGGCGAGCCCGGCACCGAGGGCACCGAGCTCCAGCCCGACCTCGCCGAGTCGATGCCCGAGGCCAGCGACGACGGCAAGAGCTACACGGTCAAGCTGAAGGAGGGGCTGAAGTACGAGGACGGCTCGGAGATCGTCGCCGAGGACGTCAAGTACGCGATCGCCCGCAGCAACTTCGGCGAACAGGCGCTGCCCAACGGCCCGAAGTACTTCAAGCAGCTGCTCGACAAGAGCGACGACTACGAGGGCCCCTACGCCGACGGCGACGACCCGCTCAAGGGCTTCGACGGCATCGAGACCCCCGACGACCACACCCTGGTCTTCCACCTCAAGAAGCCGTTCGCCGAGTTCGACTACATCCTGCTGCAGCCGCAGACCGCCCCGGTGCCCGCCGAGGCCGACAAGGGCGAGCAGTACCAGACCCGCGTCCTGTCCTCCGGGCCCTACAAGTACGACGGCGACTACAGGTCCGGCGAGAGCCTCCACCTGGAGCGCAACGACCAGTGGGACCCCGAGAGCGACCCGATCCGCGAGGCGCTGCCCGACCGCGTCGAGGTCGAGATCGGCGTCGAGCAGAACGAGATCGACCAGCGCCTGGTCAACGGCGATCTCGACGTGGACCTCGCCGCCGCCAGCGTCGGCCCGGCGATGAAGGGCACGCTGCTCAGCGACGAGTCCAAGAAGGTCAACGTCGACAACCCCGAGACCAACACGCTGCGCTACGTCAACGTCAACACCGTCGTCGAGCCGCTGGACGACCTGGCCTGCCGCCAGGCGATCATGTTCGCCGCCGACCACGACGCCCTGCAGCGCGCCTGGGGCGGGGCGGCCGGCGGTGAGATCCCGACGCAGATCATGCCCAAGGAGCTCGACGGCTCCGACCAGAGCATCGACCTGTACCCGTCGGAGGACCGCAAGGGCGACCTGGACAAGGCCCGGGAGAAGCTGGAGGAGTGCGGCGAGCCCGACGGGTTCAGCACCAACATCGGCGCCCGCTCCGACCGCCCGGCCGACGTCGCCACCGCCGAGGCCCTGCAGTCCAGCCTGAAGCGGGTCGGCATCGACGCCCAGATCAAGCAGTACCCGTCGGACACCTACACCAACACCCAGGCCGGGTCGCCCGACTTCGTGCACGAGAACGAGCTGGGCCTGACGGTCTACGGCTGGGCGCCGGACTGGGCCACCGGCTACGGCTTCATGAGCAAGATCGTGGACGGCCGCTCCATCCAGAAGGCCGGCAACTCCAACATCTCCGAGCTCGACGACCCCGAGATCAACAAGCTGTTCGACGAGGTCGTCGACGAGCAGGACCCGGACGTCCGGGCGCAGAAGTACGCCGAGATCGACCGCCTGGTCATGGAGAACGCGGCGATCCTCCCGGCGGTCTTCGAGAAGACGGTGTACTACCGCCCGGACAACCTCACCAACGTCTACTACCACGTGGGCTACGCGGGCTACGACTTCATGGCCCTCGGCACCACCCGCGAGTAG
- a CDS encoding ABC transporter substrate-binding protein, protein MAPIALGAAATLLLSACGGGGGEDGGGPDAAAFDAGITEVVNADDTAGGTLRFAITTNMESTDPGNIYYGYMWNFSRLWARTLYTYAAAPGDEGREVVPDLAEGEPEVSDDGTTYTVKLKEGLKYEDGSEIVAEDVKYAIARSNFGDKALPNGPKYYKEHLDVDDYEGVYEDGADDPLDGFDAIETPDDHTLVFHLKGPFADFPYVLVQPQSAPVPADADTGERYQSSVVSSGPYRFDGEYQPGNGLKLVRNDEWDAESDPIRTALPDEITVAEGINQDEIDKRLATGELDVDLSGTGLGPARKGEVFTDESEKANVDNPENSAHYYLTVNTQVEPFDDVACRQAVQYAMDRDAVHRAWGGDAGGTPATQILPPAVPGSDPDLDLYPSKEDDNKGDVEEARKKLEECGEGDGFTANLGVRSDRPAEVAAAEAIQEGLKRAGIEVKIQQFPSDTYTNTQVGSPSFVHEKELGLNIYGWMPDWPTGYGYMSQILDGDAIKAAGNSNISELDDPEINRLLKEVVAVPDEEERNRIYAEIDEKAMEQAVIVPMVFHKAVLYRPDNVTNVFFNPSWKMYDYATLGVADGS, encoded by the coding sequence ATGGCCCCCATCGCGCTGGGCGCTGCGGCGACCCTGCTGCTCAGCGCGTGCGGCGGTGGCGGCGGCGAGGACGGCGGGGGACCGGACGCGGCCGCGTTCGACGCGGGCATCACCGAGGTCGTGAACGCCGACGACACGGCCGGCGGCACGCTGCGCTTCGCGATCACGACCAACATGGAGAGCACCGACCCGGGCAACATCTACTACGGCTACATGTGGAACTTCAGCCGCCTGTGGGCCCGCACGCTCTACACCTACGCCGCCGCGCCCGGCGATGAGGGCCGCGAGGTCGTCCCGGACCTCGCCGAGGGCGAACCCGAGGTCAGCGACGACGGCACGACCTACACGGTCAAGCTGAAGGAGGGGCTGAAGTACGAGGACGGCTCGGAGATCGTCGCCGAGGACGTCAAGTACGCGATCGCCCGCAGCAACTTCGGGGACAAGGCGCTGCCCAACGGCCCCAAGTACTACAAGGAGCACCTCGACGTCGACGACTACGAGGGCGTGTACGAGGACGGCGCCGACGACCCGCTCGACGGCTTCGACGCGATCGAGACCCCCGACGACCACACCCTGGTCTTCCACCTCAAGGGTCCGTTCGCCGACTTCCCCTACGTGCTGGTGCAGCCGCAGAGCGCCCCGGTGCCCGCCGACGCCGACACCGGCGAGCGCTACCAGTCCTCGGTGGTCTCCAGCGGCCCCTACCGGTTCGACGGCGAGTACCAGCCGGGCAACGGGCTCAAGCTGGTGCGCAATGACGAGTGGGACGCCGAGTCCGACCCGATCCGCACGGCGCTTCCCGACGAGATCACCGTCGCCGAGGGCATCAACCAGGACGAGATCGACAAGCGGCTGGCGACCGGCGAGCTCGACGTCGACCTGAGCGGCACCGGCCTGGGCCCGGCGCGCAAGGGCGAGGTCTTCACCGATGAGAGCGAGAAGGCCAACGTCGACAACCCGGAGAACAGCGCCCACTACTACCTGACGGTCAACACCCAGGTGGAGCCCTTCGACGACGTGGCCTGCCGCCAGGCCGTGCAGTACGCCATGGACCGCGACGCGGTGCACCGAGCCTGGGGCGGTGACGCCGGCGGTACCCCGGCCACCCAGATCCTGCCCCCGGCGGTCCCCGGGTCCGACCCCGACCTCGACCTGTACCCGTCCAAGGAGGACGACAACAAGGGCGACGTCGAGGAGGCCCGCAAGAAGCTGGAGGAGTGCGGCGAGGGCGACGGCTTCACGGCCAACCTCGGGGTCCGCTCCGACCGGCCGGCCGAGGTCGCGGCCGCCGAGGCCATCCAGGAGGGGTTGAAGCGCGCCGGGATCGAGGTGAAGATCCAGCAGTTCCCGTCGGACACCTACACCAACACCCAGGTGGGTTCGCCGAGCTTCGTGCACGAGAAGGAGCTGGGCCTGAACATCTACGGGTGGATGCCCGACTGGCCCACCGGCTACGGCTACATGAGCCAGATCCTGGACGGCGACGCGATCAAGGCGGCCGGCAACTCCAACATCTCCGAGCTCGACGACCCGGAGATCAACCGGCTCCTCAAGGAGGTCGTCGCGGTCCCCGATGAGGAGGAGCGCAACCGCATCTACGCCGAGATCGACGAGAAGGCGATGGAGCAGGCCGTCATCGTCCCGATGGTCTTCCACAAGGCGGTGCTGTACCGGCCGGACAACGTGACCAACGTGTTCTTCAACCCGAGCTGGAAGATGTACGACTACGCGACGCTGGGTGTCGCCGACGGCTCGTGA
- a CDS encoding HAD family hydrolase — protein MAHAETRGAPGDAATAQAPGGSVQAVLFDMDGTLIDSEGLWGEAERIVVAGLGGEWTEEDHERNVGGSTGVVARYIIDLTGAAATEAEVGLALYEEFGRLLADGAELRPGAKELVRLVADSALPLALVTSTERRLVERAIGGIGLGSFDLSVAGDEVERNKPHPDPYLKAARLLGVDPRRCVAFEDSVVGVASARSAGCITVGVPNHVDIAPADGLTVRDSLVGIDLEWLHGLAGPARG, from the coding sequence ATGGCACATGCCGAGACCCGTGGCGCGCCCGGGGACGCTGCGACCGCGCAGGCCCCGGGCGGGTCTGTGCAAGCCGTTCTGTTCGATATGGACGGCACCCTGATCGACAGTGAGGGCCTGTGGGGGGAGGCCGAACGCATCGTCGTCGCCGGGCTCGGCGGGGAGTGGACCGAGGAGGACCACGAGCGCAATGTGGGCGGGTCGACCGGGGTCGTCGCCCGCTACATCATCGACCTGACCGGGGCCGCGGCCACCGAGGCCGAGGTGGGGCTGGCGCTGTACGAGGAGTTCGGCCGCCTGCTCGCCGACGGTGCGGAGCTGCGGCCCGGCGCCAAGGAGCTGGTCCGCCTGGTGGCCGACTCCGCGCTGCCGCTGGCGCTGGTGACCTCCACCGAGCGCCGCCTGGTGGAGCGCGCGATCGGCGGGATCGGCTTGGGCTCCTTCGATCTGAGCGTGGCCGGCGACGAGGTCGAGCGCAACAAGCCGCACCCCGACCCCTACCTGAAGGCGGCGCGGCTGCTGGGTGTGGACCCGCGGCGGTGCGTGGCGTTCGAGGACTCGGTCGTGGGCGTCGCCTCGGCCCGGTCCGCCGGATGCATCACGGTGGGCGTGCCCAACCACGTCGACATCGCCCCGGCGGACGGCCTCACCGTGCGCGACTCGCTGGTCGGCATCGACCTGGAGTGGCTGCACGGCCTCGCCGGACCGGCCCGGGGCTGA
- a CDS encoding ABC transporter permease has product MTAPSDAPGTAGDASEVEPAQGSGDTASRSLRQIAWQRFRRDKVAMVGGVVVLLLIAVAIFAPLLVKLFGYPPNEFNQAPIDPLTGGVLKDPDDPMSGIDPWGGMSWNHLLGLEPVNGRDLFSRVVYGAQISLLVAFGATVLCVAIGTVLGILAGYFGGWVDTVISRAMDIFLAFPLLLFAIALAGVIPDGAFGLTGNGLRIALLIFIIGFFNWPYIGRIVRGQTLTFKEREFVEAARSLGASNRHILFREILPNLITPILVYSTLLIPTNILFEAALSFLGVGINPPTPTWGGMISNSLQYYTTSPHFVIIPGMAIFITVLAFNLLGDGLRDAFDPRSSD; this is encoded by the coding sequence ATGACCGCGCCTTCGGATGCGCCTGGGACAGCGGGCGACGCCTCGGAGGTGGAGCCGGCACAGGGCAGCGGCGACACCGCGAGCCGCTCTCTCCGCCAGATCGCCTGGCAGCGGTTCCGCAGGGACAAGGTCGCGATGGTCGGCGGTGTCGTCGTCCTGCTGCTGATCGCGGTCGCGATCTTCGCGCCGCTGCTGGTGAAGCTCTTCGGCTACCCGCCCAACGAGTTCAACCAGGCGCCGATCGACCCGCTGACCGGCGGTGTGCTCAAGGACCCCGACGACCCCATGAGCGGCATCGACCCGTGGGGCGGGATGAGCTGGAACCACCTGCTCGGCCTGGAGCCGGTCAACGGCCGCGACCTGTTCAGCCGGGTCGTCTACGGCGCGCAGATCTCGCTGCTCGTCGCCTTCGGCGCCACCGTGCTGTGTGTGGCCATCGGCACCGTCCTGGGCATCCTCGCCGGGTACTTCGGCGGCTGGGTCGACACCGTCATCAGCCGGGCCATGGACATCTTCCTCGCCTTCCCGCTGCTGCTCTTCGCCATCGCGCTGGCCGGCGTCATCCCCGACGGCGCCTTCGGCCTCACCGGCAACGGGCTGCGCATCGCCCTGCTGATCTTCATCATCGGCTTCTTCAACTGGCCCTACATCGGGCGGATCGTGCGCGGTCAGACGCTCACCTTCAAGGAGCGCGAGTTCGTGGAGGCCGCACGCAGTCTCGGGGCGAGCAACCGGCACATCCTCTTCCGGGAGATCCTGCCCAACCTGATCACCCCGATCCTCGTCTACTCCACGCTGCTGATCCCGACGAACATCCTGTTCGAGGCGGCGCTGTCCTTCCTCGGTGTGGGCATCAACCCGCCCACACCCACCTGGGGCGGCATGATCTCCAACTCGCTGCAGTACTACACGACCTCGCCGCACTTCGTGATCATCCCCGGGATGGCCATCTTCATCACCGTGCTCGCCTTCAACCTCCTCGGTGACGGCCTGCGCGACGCGTTCGACCCGAGGTCCTCCGACTGA
- a CDS encoding cellulose synthase: MGVPEQLPIAGPMLGAALTIVGLLISWMVWRRKGAAAGLRGVAWSLLPLAAGLMGLMTILWRLVFDLSRFFTGLIFNPIVWAGVALAGLAVVLWVVSGIMRARGIGTGGAAAPKAAEAGDGAAAGIPGPQAAAPAPSPKQAAPKKAAPKQGADEDFSDIEALLRKRGIE, translated from the coding sequence ATGGGTGTTCCGGAACAGTTGCCGATCGCGGGTCCGATGCTGGGAGCCGCCCTCACGATCGTGGGGCTGCTCATCTCCTGGATGGTGTGGCGCCGGAAAGGTGCCGCGGCCGGGCTCCGCGGTGTGGCGTGGTCGCTGCTGCCGCTGGCGGCGGGGCTCATGGGGTTGATGACCATCCTGTGGCGGCTGGTCTTCGACCTCTCCCGGTTCTTCACGGGGTTGATCTTCAACCCGATCGTGTGGGCCGGGGTGGCGCTGGCCGGGCTGGCCGTCGTGCTGTGGGTGGTCTCGGGGATCATGCGGGCGCGCGGCATCGGCACGGGCGGCGCCGCGGCGCCGAAGGCCGCCGAGGCGGGCGACGGGGCCGCAGCGGGGATCCCGGGGCCGCAGGCCGCGGCTCCCGCGCCGAGCCCGAAGCAGGCGGCGCCGAAGAAGGCCGCGCCCAAGCAGGGGGCCGACGAGGACTTCAGCGACATCGAGGCGCTGCTGCGCAAACGCGGCATCGAGTAG
- a CDS encoding ABC transporter permease gives MLTYILRRVGAGVLLLAIVTLVTFTIFYVVPRLAGQTTEQLATMYVGKAPTPEAIEATIDRLGLDQPITVQFWEFLRGIFVGAEYQFGRDTVQCAAPCFGYSFQNYQEVFPEIIKRLPVTFSLAIGAGVIWLVGGVAVGVISAIKKGSVFDRVAMGIALAGVSLPIFFTGLLCLAFLVHATGLFPSPSYTPFTDNPVAWATGLILPWVTLAFLHAAQYARQTRAGMLETMGEDYIRTARAKGLAERKVVLKHGLRPTLTPIVTIFGLDLGLVLGGAVLTETVFSLNGIGRYAVTAIVQSDLPVILGVTLFGAFFIVVCNLIVDLLYAWVDPRVRVTA, from the coding sequence TTGCTGACTTACATTCTCCGCCGCGTGGGCGCCGGCGTGCTGCTGCTCGCCATCGTCACCCTCGTGACGTTCACGATCTTCTACGTCGTTCCGCGGCTGGCCGGGCAGACCACCGAGCAGCTCGCGACGATGTACGTGGGCAAGGCACCCACACCCGAGGCCATCGAGGCGACCATCGACCGGCTCGGCCTGGACCAGCCGATCACCGTGCAGTTCTGGGAGTTCCTCCGCGGCATCTTCGTCGGGGCCGAGTACCAGTTCGGCCGCGACACCGTGCAGTGCGCCGCGCCCTGCTTCGGCTACTCGTTCCAGAACTACCAGGAGGTCTTCCCGGAGATCATCAAGCGCCTCCCGGTGACCTTCTCGCTGGCCATCGGTGCCGGTGTCATCTGGCTGGTCGGCGGCGTCGCCGTGGGCGTCATCTCCGCCATCAAGAAGGGCAGCGTCTTCGACCGCGTCGCCATGGGCATCGCGCTGGCCGGCGTCTCCCTGCCGATCTTCTTCACCGGCCTGCTCTGCCTGGCCTTCCTGGTGCACGCCACCGGTCTGTTCCCGAGCCCGTCCTACACCCCGTTCACCGACAACCCGGTGGCCTGGGCGACCGGCCTGATCCTGCCGTGGGTCACGCTGGCGTTCCTGCACGCGGCCCAGTACGCGCGCCAGACGAGAGCGGGCATGCTGGAGACGATGGGCGAGGACTACATCCGTACCGCGCGGGCCAAGGGGCTGGCCGAGCGCAAGGTCGTCCTCAAGCACGGCCTGCGGCCCACCCTCACCCCGATCGTCACCATCTTCGGTCTCGACCTGGGCCTGGTGCTCGGCGGTGCGGTGCTGACCGAGACCGTGTTCTCCCTCAACGGCATCGGCCGCTACGCCGTCACCGCGATCGTGCAGAGCGACCTCCCGGTCATCCTGGGCGTCACCCTGTTCGGCGCGTTCTTCATCGTCGTGTGCAACCTCATCGTCGACCTGCTCTACGCCTGGGTGGACCCCCGGGTCAGAGTCACCGCCTGA